ATGACGAGGCAGCCGTGAAGCTCATCCTGGCCTCTGGGCGCGCATTCGCCGGCGGCCCGGAGCCCTGCCCCCTGATCCTGGACTCCCCCCTGCCGTCCGCCCTGAAGGCACAGATCCTTCAGGAATTCCTCGAATACATAGACGAACTGGATTCTCCGGCCAACTTCGTGCCGGACGAGATCATCGCGGCCCTGAAACTGCTCGGCTGACGACTCGGCCTTAGGTCCTTGCGGCATCGGACAGGCAGATGACCTCGATGCCGTCGGACCCGGTGACCGCGGTGTCGTTCGTCAGAATCACGGTGCAGCCCGTGAGCCGTGCCGTTGCCACATGTATGGCGTCGGGGAGACGCAAGCCATGGGCGGCGCGTTGCTTGGCAGCCTCAACAAGGACATCGAGAGTGACGGGGCTGATACTGAGTCCTGCCCGATCAGCGACGGCGCGCCGACAGCTCGCAACGGCCCCCTGAT
The Planctomycetota bacterium genome window above contains:
- a CDS encoding type II toxin-antitoxin system VapC family toxin; translated protein: MGILDALQGRQTYLDANVFIYALNAFPAFEAALRALFTAIEAGDVRCVTSQLTLAELLVKPFRERDQGAVASCRRAVADRAGLSISPVTLDVLVEAAKQRAAHGLRLPDAIHVATARLTGCTVILTNDTAVTGSDGIEVICLSDAART